One Pseudonocardia sediminis DNA window includes the following coding sequences:
- a CDS encoding NAD(P)-dependent oxidoreductase, translating into MSPTVAVLGTGIMGSGMVRSLLRAGLEVTVWNRSTDKAKALADDGATVADSAAAAVRGADVVLTMLFDADAVADTMGPVLPEMGPDAVWAQCSTVGVDGTDRLAGLAAEHGVAFLDTPVVGTKQPAEKGELVVLVSGPPDAADQAAPVFEAIGSQTRRVGDDPGSASRLKLVVNAWLATVVNGVAQSVALAGDLGLDPQLFLDAISGQALDSPYAQLKGSGMVDGDFAPSFALDGVLKDAGLIREAAGTAGTGTGLLDAMIEKLRQASSDGHGEQDAAAVVEAYRAR; encoded by the coding sequence ATGAGCCCCACGGTGGCGGTGCTGGGTACGGGGATCATGGGATCGGGCATGGTGCGCAGCCTGCTGCGCGCCGGGCTCGAGGTGACGGTGTGGAACCGCAGCACGGACAAGGCGAAGGCCCTGGCCGACGACGGTGCGACCGTCGCGGACTCGGCCGCGGCCGCCGTGCGCGGCGCGGACGTCGTGCTGACCATGCTGTTCGACGCGGACGCCGTCGCCGACACCATGGGTCCCGTGCTGCCCGAGATGGGCCCGGATGCGGTGTGGGCGCAGTGCAGCACCGTCGGCGTCGACGGGACCGACCGGCTGGCGGGCCTGGCCGCCGAGCACGGGGTCGCGTTCCTGGACACCCCCGTCGTCGGGACGAAGCAGCCGGCCGAGAAGGGCGAGCTGGTGGTGCTGGTGTCCGGGCCGCCGGACGCCGCGGACCAGGCGGCGCCGGTGTTCGAGGCGATCGGCTCGCAGACCCGGCGGGTCGGCGACGACCCGGGCTCGGCGAGCCGGCTCAAGCTGGTGGTCAACGCGTGGCTGGCCACGGTCGTCAACGGCGTCGCGCAGTCGGTGGCACTGGCCGGGGACCTGGGACTGGACCCGCAGCTGTTCCTCGACGCCATCTCCGGGCAGGCCCTGGACTCGCCGTACGCGCAGCTCAAGGGCTCGGGCATGGTCGACGGGGACTTCGCGCCGTCGTTCGCCCTGGACGGTGTGCTCAAGGACGCGGGTCTGATCCGGGAGGCGGCCGGGACGGCCGGTACCGGCACCGGCCTGCTGGACGCGATGATCGAGAAGCTGCGTCAGGCCTCGTCCGACGGGCACGGCGAGCAGGACGCCGCCGCGGTCGTGGAGGCCTACCGGGCCCGGTGA
- a CDS encoding alpha/beta fold hydrolase: MTARNALPGRAGTPGRDEVTRIFSVRGRRLSVTHRPGRRGRVPLLLCSGIGSGSVLFDPLLAELDPDRPVIRFDAPGVGASPTPRVPYRYATLAATVASVVGRLGYDRADVLGISWGGGLAQQMALQHPRLTRKLVLVATATGSVMVPAKPRTLATMLTPRRHRDPGFAVSVAGDLYGGTARTDPHGTVAALHPEGSGSTSQRGYLYQLFAISGWTSLPLLPLIRRPVLVISGDDDPLIPAVNATLMARLMPRAQLHLHPGGHLALLTDAAELAPVIETFLNGNGGTGTG, encoded by the coding sequence GTGACCGCCCGGAACGCGCTGCCGGGCCGGGCCGGGACGCCCGGCCGGGACGAGGTGACCCGCATCTTCTCGGTGCGCGGTCGCCGCCTCTCGGTGACCCACCGTCCCGGCCGGCGGGGACGGGTGCCGCTGCTGCTGTGCAGCGGCATCGGTTCCGGTTCCGTCCTGTTCGACCCGCTGCTGGCCGAGCTGGACCCGGACCGCCCGGTGATCCGGTTCGACGCCCCGGGCGTCGGCGCCTCGCCGACGCCGCGGGTGCCCTACCGGTACGCGACGCTGGCGGCCACCGTCGCCTCGGTCGTCGGGCGTCTCGGCTACGACCGGGCCGACGTCCTGGGGATCTCCTGGGGCGGCGGCCTGGCCCAGCAGATGGCGCTGCAGCACCCGCGCCTGACCCGGAAGCTGGTGCTCGTGGCGACCGCGACCGGGTCGGTGATGGTGCCGGCGAAGCCCCGGACACTGGCCACGATGCTCACCCCGCGCCGGCACCGCGATCCCGGCTTCGCGGTGTCGGTGGCCGGTGACCTCTACGGCGGCACCGCCCGGACGGACCCGCACGGCACGGTGGCCGCGCTGCACCCCGAGGGCTCCGGCTCGACGTCGCAGCGCGGGTACCTCTACCAGCTGTTCGCGATCAGCGGCTGGACGAGCCTGCCGCTGCTGCCGCTGATCCGCCGGCCGGTGCTGGTGATCTCCGGCGACGACGACCCGCTGATCCCGGCCGTCAATGCGACGCTGATGGCGCGGCTGATGCCGCGGGCGCAGCTGCACCTGCACCCCGGTGGACATCTGGCCCTGCTGACCGACGCGGCCGAGCTGGCGCCGGTGATCGAGACGTTCCTGAACGGGAACGGCGGGACGGGGACCGGGTGA
- a CDS encoding PucR family transcriptional regulator, with protein sequence MSAPAAADLARLVDAVADRVPALISDHVDTIVRDIEIYRHDDVVPRADLRRSVQHNISYMVAAIRDPSTAGDESAPRETGRRRAEQGVPLPEVLRAFRTGFIALWELLADGARREGDPAVLDTLVAAAGVIWQLSDEYSIAVTEAYRAATADLLVAREQRRSALAEALFTGEPGPEAGPWEVAQLLGLPAEGGFAVVVAETPGMAEEGLPHVERRLAERGVASAWRLSAPLQTGVVSLRHHELDDVVAVLGHGIRGRAGVSPVQPSLRDAPRALRLARIAMTGLPAGRAEVAVFDPGPVAALVALDPDESRRVVDAVFGAVFDLPAEDRTTLLDTARAWFDHGGSADRTAAALFCHANTVRYRLRRLQELTGRSFTEPRDVAELAAALQALRLGRSPGRR encoded by the coding sequence GTGAGCGCCCCGGCCGCCGCGGACCTCGCCCGCCTGGTCGACGCCGTCGCCGACCGGGTCCCGGCGCTGATCTCCGACCACGTGGACACGATCGTCCGCGACATCGAGATCTACCGGCACGACGACGTCGTGCCCCGGGCGGACCTGCGCCGCTCGGTGCAGCACAACATCAGCTACATGGTCGCCGCGATCCGCGACCCGTCCACGGCCGGGGACGAGTCCGCGCCACGGGAGACCGGACGCCGGCGCGCGGAGCAGGGCGTCCCACTGCCCGAGGTCCTCCGGGCCTTCCGCACCGGGTTCATCGCGCTGTGGGAGCTGCTCGCCGACGGTGCCCGACGCGAGGGGGACCCGGCCGTGCTCGACACCCTGGTCGCGGCGGCCGGGGTGATCTGGCAGCTCAGCGACGAATACTCGATCGCGGTGACCGAGGCCTACCGCGCCGCGACGGCGGACCTGCTCGTGGCCCGTGAGCAGCGGCGGTCGGCGCTGGCCGAGGCGCTGTTCACCGGCGAGCCCGGCCCGGAGGCCGGCCCCTGGGAGGTGGCCCAGCTGCTCGGCCTGCCCGCCGAGGGCGGCTTCGCGGTCGTCGTCGCCGAGACGCCCGGGATGGCGGAGGAGGGTCTGCCGCACGTCGAGCGGCGCCTCGCCGAGCGCGGCGTCGCCTCGGCCTGGCGGCTCAGTGCGCCGCTGCAGACGGGCGTCGTCTCGCTGCGCCACCACGAGCTCGACGACGTGGTCGCCGTCCTGGGGCACGGGATCCGCGGCCGCGCCGGCGTCAGCCCCGTACAGCCGTCCCTGCGTGACGCACCTCGTGCGCTGCGCCTGGCCCGGATCGCGATGACCGGCCTCCCCGCGGGGCGGGCGGAGGTCGCGGTGTTCGACCCCGGACCGGTGGCCGCGCTGGTCGCGCTGGACCCGGACGAGTCCCGCCGGGTCGTCGACGCCGTGTTCGGTGCGGTGTTCGATCTGCCGGCCGAGGACCGGACGACGCTGCTCGACACCGCCCGGGCCTGGTTCGACCACGGCGGCTCCGCCGACCGGACCGCCGCGGCGCTGTTCTGCCACGCCAACACGGTGCGCTACCGGCTCCGGCGGCTGCAGGAGCTGACCGGGCGCTCGTTCACCGAGCCCCGCGACGTCGCCGAGCTCGCCGCCGCGTTGCAGGCCCTGCGGCTGGGGCGGTCTCCCGGACGTCGGTGA
- a CDS encoding long-chain-fatty-acid--CoA ligase, translating into MNLASILVGTAADHGDRIALRVDDETVDYASFLERARTAAGVIRGLGAQPGDRVGLVSPNLPAFPVVFYGALLAGCVVVPMNPLLTAREIDYYLADSGAVAVVAVDAVADASREAAEKAGIPALVVGADGVPVDEGTANDPLESEVERDGSDLAVILYTSGTTGQPKGAMLSHDNLVTNAATSAETLIEATPDDVVMGCLPLFHVFGLTCGLNASVRAGASLALLPRFDAKKALETIAKHKVTVFEGVPTMYVGMLGVDGEYDTSSLRTCLSGGAAMPVEVMRGFEERYGCQVLEGYGLSETSPVASFNQPGQERKPGSIGTPVRGMEIRLLSDEGEDVAVGEIGEIAIRGEGVMSGYHGRPEATEESIPDGWFRSGDLAKIDEDGYIFIVDRKKQMIIRGGYNVYPREIEEVFYEYPAVAEVAVVGLEHSQLGQEVGAAVAVKPGESFDAEKIRAFVKERVAAYKYPRHIWQVDALPKGPTGKVQHRDVVVPDDVVVE; encoded by the coding sequence ATGAACCTTGCCAGCATCCTGGTCGGCACCGCCGCCGACCACGGCGACCGGATCGCCCTGCGGGTCGACGACGAGACCGTCGACTACGCCTCGTTCCTGGAGCGGGCCCGCACCGCCGCCGGGGTCATCCGCGGCCTCGGCGCCCAGCCCGGCGACCGGGTGGGTCTCGTCTCGCCCAACCTGCCGGCGTTCCCGGTGGTGTTCTACGGCGCGCTGCTGGCCGGCTGCGTCGTCGTGCCGATGAACCCGTTGCTCACCGCCCGCGAGATCGACTACTACCTCGCCGACTCCGGTGCCGTCGCCGTCGTCGCGGTGGACGCGGTGGCCGACGCGTCCCGCGAGGCCGCGGAGAAGGCCGGGATCCCGGCGCTGGTCGTCGGTGCCGACGGCGTGCCGGTCGACGAGGGCACCGCCAACGACCCGCTGGAGTCCGAGGTCGAGCGCGACGGCTCCGACCTGGCCGTCATCCTCTACACCTCGGGCACCACAGGGCAGCCCAAGGGCGCGATGCTCAGCCACGACAACCTGGTCACCAACGCCGCGACGTCGGCCGAGACGCTGATCGAGGCCACCCCGGACGACGTCGTCATGGGATGTCTGCCGCTGTTCCACGTGTTCGGGCTGACCTGCGGGCTGAACGCGTCCGTGCGGGCCGGTGCCTCGCTGGCGCTGCTGCCGCGGTTCGACGCCAAGAAGGCGCTCGAGACGATCGCGAAGCACAAGGTGACCGTGTTCGAGGGCGTGCCGACGATGTATGTCGGGATGCTCGGCGTCGACGGCGAGTACGACACCTCCAGTCTGCGGACCTGCCTCTCCGGCGGCGCGGCGATGCCGGTCGAGGTCATGCGCGGGTTCGAGGAGCGCTACGGCTGCCAGGTGCTGGAGGGCTACGGCCTGTCCGAGACCTCCCCGGTGGCCTCGTTCAACCAGCCCGGCCAGGAGCGCAAGCCCGGCTCGATCGGCACGCCCGTGCGCGGCATGGAGATCCGCCTGCTCTCCGACGAGGGCGAGGACGTCGCGGTCGGGGAGATCGGCGAGATCGCGATCCGCGGCGAGGGCGTCATGTCCGGATACCACGGGCGGCCCGAGGCCACCGAGGAGTCGATCCCGGACGGCTGGTTCCGCAGCGGTGACCTGGCCAAGATCGACGAGGACGGCTACATCTTCATCGTCGACCGCAAGAAGCAGATGATCATCCGCGGTGGCTACAACGTCTACCCGCGCGAGATCGAGGAGGTGTTCTACGAGTACCCCGCCGTCGCCGAGGTCGCGGTGGTCGGGCTGGAGCACTCCCAGCTGGGCCAGGAGGTCGGCGCCGCCGTCGCGGTGAAGCCGGGCGAGTCCTTCGACGCCGAGAAGATCCGCGCCTTCGTCAAGGAGCGGGTCGCGGCCTACAAGTACCCGCGTCACATCTGGCAGGTCGACGCCCTGCCCAAGGGCCCGACCGGCAAGGTCCAGCACCGCGACGTCGTCGTCCCGGACGACGTGGTCGTCGAATGA
- a CDS encoding PHA/PHB synthase family protein, whose product MSTTHHDDHDHAAAVGAPLDLLLTDAVRGPLQRFLPSASTLRFAAGLAQHPRAVVGRVRGLVGELGEVALGTSQAAPDTKDRRFSDEAWNDNPLLRRALQSYLALSRTAEALIADAELGETDELRVRAAVGNASDALAPSNNPLFNPRALRAVVDTGGGNFVQGLRNLTRDLASAPRVPTMVEADAFEVGETVAATPGTVVARTPVFELIQYTPTTKTVREVPLLIVPPTINKYYVVDISPGRSLVEYLVGQGHQVFAISWRNPDVRHAAWDFDTYGEAILAAMASTRRITGAPRTAMMALCSGGILSSMVIAHLAARGELDTVAASVLSVAVLDQEDAGLPGALLTPAAAEAAVAASKAKGYLDGRSLAEVFAWLRPNDLIWNYWVESYLLGRSPKPFDVLFWNADSTRMTAGLHADFIDVAQRNALADPGAATMLGSPIDLGAIDVDSYITAGETDHLCPWQNCYATTGLYGGESRFVLSTSGHIASIVNPPGNKKARFRTADKHPPTAEEWLAESEATEGSWWPDLSAWLHARTGDERDAPQAAGGAEDPPLDPAPGRYVHAS is encoded by the coding sequence ATGAGCACCACCCACCACGACGACCACGACCACGCCGCCGCGGTCGGGGCGCCGCTGGACCTGCTGCTGACCGACGCCGTCCGCGGCCCGCTGCAGCGGTTCCTGCCGAGCGCGTCCACGCTGAGGTTCGCGGCCGGTCTCGCCCAGCACCCGAGAGCGGTCGTCGGACGCGTCCGCGGGCTGGTCGGCGAGCTCGGCGAGGTCGCGCTGGGCACGTCGCAGGCCGCTCCGGACACGAAGGACCGGCGCTTCTCCGACGAGGCCTGGAACGACAACCCGCTGCTGCGCCGGGCGCTGCAGTCCTACCTGGCGCTGTCCCGGACGGCGGAGGCGTTGATCGCCGACGCCGAGCTGGGGGAGACCGACGAGCTGCGGGTGCGCGCCGCCGTCGGCAACGCCTCCGACGCGCTCGCGCCGAGCAACAACCCGCTGTTCAACCCGCGTGCGCTGCGCGCGGTCGTGGACACCGGCGGCGGGAACTTCGTGCAGGGGCTCCGGAACCTGACCCGGGACCTGGCCAGCGCACCCCGGGTGCCGACGATGGTGGAGGCCGACGCGTTCGAGGTCGGCGAGACCGTCGCCGCCACCCCGGGCACGGTCGTCGCCCGGACCCCGGTGTTCGAGCTGATCCAGTACACGCCGACCACGAAGACGGTCCGCGAGGTGCCGCTGCTGATCGTCCCGCCGACGATCAACAAGTACTACGTCGTGGACATCTCGCCCGGCCGCAGCCTGGTGGAGTACCTGGTCGGCCAGGGCCACCAGGTGTTCGCGATCTCCTGGCGCAACCCGGACGTGCGCCACGCCGCGTGGGACTTCGACACCTACGGCGAGGCGATCCTGGCCGCGATGGCCTCCACCCGGCGGATCACCGGCGCCCCGAGGACCGCGATGATGGCGCTGTGCTCGGGCGGGATCCTGAGCTCCATGGTGATCGCGCACCTCGCGGCCCGCGGCGAGCTCGACACCGTGGCCGCGTCGGTGCTGTCGGTGGCCGTGCTCGACCAGGAGGACGCCGGGCTGCCCGGTGCGCTGCTCACCCCGGCCGCCGCCGAGGCCGCCGTCGCGGCGTCGAAGGCCAAGGGCTACCTCGACGGCCGGTCGCTGGCCGAGGTGTTCGCGTGGCTGCGGCCCAACGACCTGATCTGGAACTACTGGGTCGAGAGCTACCTGCTCGGGCGCTCGCCGAAGCCGTTCGACGTGCTGTTCTGGAACGCCGACTCCACCCGGATGACGGCCGGTCTGCACGCCGACTTCATCGACGTCGCCCAGCGCAACGCCCTCGCCGACCCGGGGGCGGCGACCATGCTCGGCTCGCCGATCGACCTCGGCGCGATCGACGTGGACTCCTACATCACCGCCGGCGAGACCGACCACCTGTGCCCGTGGCAGAACTGCTACGCCACCACCGGGCTCTACGGCGGGGAGTCGCGTTTCGTGCTCTCCACCAGCGGACACATCGCCTCGATCGTCAACCCGCCGGGCAACAAGAAGGCGCGGTTCCGCACGGCGGACAAGCACCCGCCGACGGCCGAGGAGTGGCTCGCGGAGTCCGAGGCCACCGAGGGCTCGTGGTGGCCGGACCTCAGCGCGTGGCTGCACGCCCGCACCGGCGACGAGCGCGACGCGCCGCAGGCGGCCGGGGGAGCCGAGGACCCGCCGCTGGATCCCGCACCGGGACGATACGTGCACGCCTCGTGA